Proteins found in one Xenopus laevis strain J_2021 chromosome 1L, Xenopus_laevis_v10.1, whole genome shotgun sequence genomic segment:
- the LOC108719980 gene encoding NXPE family member 3, with protein MKSNLAVLTFFYPLTSDFFILALKRMDLHKPYNPGPLLAVDTESNIVMSWRCHGLPFKTLKMKAADLHYIVNEISGIGGGPFTVVVLSGWAHFTTYPVNVYVRWLRKLREAVRMLILRSPETKVLIKSANTGDNTVYSNNWIAFQFNKLLRVMFSSLPVIVVDAWEMTSCHYLPEALHPEEPVIKNEVSMLLSYICPH; from the coding sequence ATGAAATCGAATCTGGCAGtactaacttttttttaccctttaacATCTGATTTCTTCATCTTAGCACTAAAGAGGATGGACCTTCATAAACCATATAATCCAGGCCCACTACTAGCTGTGGACACCGAGTCAAATATTGTGATGAGCTGGAGGTGTCATGGTTTGCCCTTTAAAACTCTTAAAATGAAAGCTGCTGATCTACACTATATAGTTAATGAGATCTCAGGTATTGGAGGTGGACCATTTACAGTAGTTGTGCTGTCTGGCTGGGCTCATTTCACAACTTACCCTGTGAATGTGTATGTGCGTTGGTTGAGAAAACTGCGGGAAGCTGTAAGGATGTTAATTCTTAGAAGTCCTGAGACAAAGGTTCTCATTAAATCAGCCAACACTGGTGATAACACAGTATACAGCAATAACTGGATTGCTTTTCAGTTTAACAAATTACTACGAGTAATGTTTTCTTCCCTCCCTGTGATTGTAGTAGATGCATGGGAGATGACATCTTGTCATTACCTTCCAGAGGCATTGCACCCAGAAGAACCAGTCATCAAGAATGAAGTTAGCATGTTGCTGTCCTATATCTGTCCTCActga
- the LOC108719988 gene encoding olfactory receptor 13, translated as MYKNITTIKEFQLLGFKSPYNLKILIFLLFLIIYILTLAGNLVIIVLVSIGKIINSPMYFFLSHLSLSDILLTTNAVPNMLRVLLEEGSSMSVTGCLTQFYLLCASTIGECFLLMAMSYDRYLAICHPLHYTSIIDEKLCLRLALLSWMLGLMLPLIAVIPVFQLNFCGSNVIDHFYCDFAPLMELSCSDTSLVEREVFICSVPTIVFPFIFIVVTYGYIWHTIIKIPSTSARKKAFSTCSSHLAVVSAYYGTLITKYMVPFRGHSVTLNKCVSLLYTVFTPLFNPIIYSLRNKDIKVALKKIFMSNSAVEDILNTKKCSIVQSKCGF; from the coding sequence ATGTATAAGAATATAACAACTATAAAAGAATTCCAGCTGTTGGGATTTAAAAGTCCTTACAATTTGAAAATCTTAATTTTCCTCCTGTTTCTCATAATTTATATTTTGACTTTAGCAGGCAATCTAGTGATTATTGTCTTGGTCTCAAtaggaaaaataattaattcacCAATGTACTTTTTCCTGAGCCACTTGTCCTTATCAGACATACTTCTCACTACTAATGCAGTTCCAAATATGTTACGGGTATTACTGGAAGAAGGGAGTTCAATGTCAGTTACTGGGTGTCTTACCCAATTTTACCTGCTATGTGCCTCAACCATTGGAGAGTGTTTCCTGCTCATGGCGATGTCTTATGATCGCTATTTGGCTATCTGCCACCCATTACATTACACTTCTATTATAGATGAGAAGCTTTGCCTCCGTCTTGCACTCTTGTCATGGATGTTAGGTTTGATGTTGCCATTAATTGCTGTCATTCCAGTATTTCAGTTAAATTTTTGTGGTTCTAATGTTATTGACCATTTTTACTGTGATTTTGCCCCTCTTATGGAGCTTTCTTGCTCAGACACTTCCCTTGTCGAAAGGGAAGTCTTCATATGCTCTGTTCCAACAATTGTTTTCCCATTTATCTTTATCGTTGTGACTTATGGTTACATCTGGCATACAATCATCAAGATACCTTCTACCAGTGCCAGAAAAAAAGCCTTCTCCACATGCAGCTCTCATCTTGCAGTCGTCTCTGCATATTATGGAACCCTGATCACTAAATACATGGTTCCCTTCAGAGGTCATTCAGttactttaaataaatgtgtatctCTCCTCTATACCGTATTTACCCCATTGTTCAACCCCATTATCTATAGTCTACGTAATAAAGATATTAAGGTAGcccttaaaaaaatattcatgtcAAACAGTGCTGTAGAagatattttaaatacaaaaaaatgttcaattgttCAAAGTAAATGTGGATTTTAA